The window GGTTCAATTCAGTCCGGTTCGTACGTATATAACTCTGTAAAAGGCAAAACCGAAAGGTTGGGCCGTATTATCAGAATGCACGCAAACACAAGGGAAGAAATTAAAGAAGCATGTACAGGCGACATTGTTGCCGGAATTGGTTTTAAAGATACGTTTACGGGCGAAACGCTTTGCGATGAGAACAACCCGATAATCCTTGAAAAAATGGAATTCCCGGAACCTGTTATCTTTATCGCTGTTGAACCAAAAACGAAAGCAGACCAGGAAAGAATGGGTATTGCGCTTAATAAACTTGCTGAAGAAGACCCGACATTCAGGGTAAGGACAGATGAAGAAACATCCCAGACAATTATTTCAGGTATGGGCGAGCTTCACCTTGAAATTATTGTTGACCGTATGAGAAGGGAATTCAAAGTTGAATGTAACGTTGGAAAACCTGAAGTATCATACAGGGAAACAATTGCCGGTTCTGCCAAAGATATTGAAGGAAAGTATATAAGGCAGACAGGCGGACGCGGACAGTATGGACACGTCTGGATAGATCTTGAACCGCTTCCAAAGGGCGGCGGATATGAATTTGTAAACAAAATAGTCGGCGGCGTAATTCCAAGAGAATTCATACCGGCTGTTGATAAAGGCATTCAGGAAGCTGCGGCCAACGGCGTTATCGCTGGTTATCCTGTAATGGATATTAAAGTGACTCTTCATGACGGTTCTTATCACGATGTTGACTCTTCAGAAATGGCTTATAAAATAGCAGGATCTATGGCGTTTAAAGAAGCTTTTAAAGCTGCAAATCCTCAGGTTCTTGAACCTATAATGGATGTTGAAGTTGTAACCCCGGAAGATTTCATGGGAGACATAATTGGAAACCTTAGTTCCCGCCGCGGAAGAATTGACAGAATGGAAAAAAGGGCAAAAGCCCAGCACATAAGGGCGTTTGTACCGCTTGCAGATATGTTTGGATACGCTACGGACTTAAGGTCGCTTAGCCAGGGAAGGGCCATGTATACCATGCAGTTCAGCAAATATGACCCGGTTCCTAATAACATAAAAGAAACAATTGTTGCTAAATTCACAGGCAAAAGATCATAAAGGGAGGCAATAATCGATGGCAAAAGAAAAATTTGACAGGACGAAACCGCACGTAAACGTGGGAACGATAGGACACGTTGACCACGGCAAGACGA is drawn from Candidatus Goldiibacteriota bacterium HGW-Goldbacteria-1 and contains these coding sequences:
- the fusA gene encoding elongation factor G; translation: MAREFPLDKLRNIGIMAHIDAGKTTLSERVLYYTGKTHKIGEVHEGAATMDWMEQEQERGITITSAATTCFWKDYRINLIDTPGHVDFTVEVERSLRVLDGAVCVFDSVNGVEPQSETVWRQADKYDVPRMIFFNKMDRIGADFKMCLESVIEKLGAKPVAMQIPIGAEDKFEGVIDLVKMKAIIWLAETLGAQFEEREIPAELLDEAKAYREKLMEAASDYDEKIMEAFLEGKEVSEDAIRKAIRVGTLALKIFPAFCGTAFKNKGVQPLLDGVLAYLPCPLDLPPVKGFDPNAPEGEVREIERVASDTEKFTALAFKIMSDPFVGRLTYFRIYAGSIQSGSYVYNSVKGKTERLGRIIRMHANTREEIKEACTGDIVAGIGFKDTFTGETLCDENNPIILEKMEFPEPVIFIAVEPKTKADQERMGIALNKLAEEDPTFRVRTDEETSQTIISGMGELHLEIIVDRMRREFKVECNVGKPEVSYRETIAGSAKDIEGKYIRQTGGRGQYGHVWIDLEPLPKGGGYEFVNKIVGGVIPREFIPAVDKGIQEAAANGVIAGYPVMDIKVTLHDGSYHDVDSSEMAYKIAGSMAFKEAFKAANPQVLEPIMDVEVVTPEDFMGDIIGNLSSRRGRIDRMEKRAKAQHIRAFVPLADMFGYATDLRSLSQGRAMYTMQFSKYDPVPNNIKETIVAKFTGKRS
- a CDS encoding elongation factor Tu → MAKEKFDRTKPHVNVGTIGHVDHGKT